From the genome of Candidatus Defluviilinea proxima:
AACCATCAACGCGGCTTGCAAACCACGTGCCGGGTCATTTTCATGGGAGAACGGCGGCAAGCCCATCGCGGCAACAATAGTGATGCCTTTATCATCCACATTGATCTTGTTGATACTGCCCTCATACCGATACACAGATCGTTGCACAAGGCGCGCAACGTTTTGCGCGTCGGCCAGTTCTGTCTTTTGATCGATATCAGGGAGGTTGATGAACAATACAGTAGCGCGACGCAATTCCGCGATCCAACTGCTTTGCCCAGCGGTGAGGCGATTGATGATGGCACCCGGTATGTAAGGACGCAAGGAGCCTTCAGCGCCTTCAGGGATCATCGGTTTGGCAGGTGTCTCAAAAATGGAAGAAGGCTTATTCAGGCTTTTGAGCCGTCCGCCTTGCGCAATGGATTCTTTGAGTTCAAACTCGAGAGGGTCCGCCTCCCCATCGTTGCGGATCAATCTCCATGCAGAGGGCGTGACGATAATATCGCCTGAATTGGCGAGGCTGTTGGCAAGGCCCACTTCGATCAGTGGGTTCCCGGTCAGCAAAAATTCCCAGCGATTGAACACGCCACCTACATGCGCGGTGGTGATGCTCCCGGTGCTGATCGCCAATTTGAGGTAGAGGTTCGCATTTTCTACTTTGTAGTTGGAAAGGCGTGCACGGATCTCGAGCGCACATTCGGCCGCGCGCATTGTCCATTGCCACTGGTCGGCTCTCGAGACTGAATCAGCTGTCCCGTTGCCCCCTGCGGGGATGGTATCTGAGGCGATATTCCAGACAGCGATGACGGCATCACCGGCGAACTTGACCACGTCCCCACCAAAGTGATGGACGATGTTGATAAGTTGTCCAAAATATTCGTTGAGGATATTGGCAATCGCCTCGACTCCAGATGGACCAGCCTCAGCGAGTTGTTCTGTGAGGCGCGTGAAACCAGAAATATCCGCAAAAAGAACAGCCGCCTGGATGTCCTCTGCTACTGGCGATTCAATTGGAGAGGGATCTAGGGCGACTCGTTTTTGGATAAGCCTGGGAACATAACTGGCAAGTACTTCAGCCAGTACGGGGTTGGTCATCTAAAGGGGCTCCATCTCAGGTTTAGGGGTTGGTCGTCAAATGATACCGCCTTTCCCATGTTTCAGGGAGGGAAAATCAAAGAGCCTTCACAAGTTTGTGAAGGCTCTACAACATAAAGTTTTAAGGACTATTTTTCGATCCAACCATGGGTGTTTGTTATTTCGCAACGTGTACCATATCCCTTATTCGTGCCAGAAAGAAGCGTATACCCAAGCACGCCATGTAAATTGCTACTTTTTGCCAAAGCATATTCTCCCACTGTTTCACCATCAACAAGTACATAAGCCTGAGTACCCTTAACAACAAGGGTAACATCCGCTTCATTTGGTTTATCAAATGGATTGCCAAAGCTTACACGCCCAGTTCCATGAACTGGCCCTATTGGATAATAGTATTTGTCAGTCTTAACAAAAAGAACCTTCGATTTATCCAAGAACATAGCATAGTGGTCGCCGTTGTCTTGTATTGCAAAAGCAAATCCACAACCTGAAATATCAGCTTGACGATAGGCGCTGGACCATTTGAAATGGGCTGTCAAATAAAAATTAGTAGCTTTTTCCTCGAACTCCCAGCGACTATACCAACCCAACTGGGCCCAGTCCTCACGAAAATCATCAAACTCTACATATCGCCCTTGAACGGTTGCAAGATCAAAATATTTTTGCACTTCCGCATTGAGTTCCTCATATTTTTGAGTTGCGGTCATATTAGGCGTCCTCGTTGGTCTGGGCGTTGCCGAGGGACGAGGGGTGTTCGTGGGGGTCAATGTGACAGTCGCTGTAGGGGCGGGTGTGTCTGTAGGAACCTCGGTGGGCGCGGGTGCCAGGACACTGCATGCTGATATCGCAAATACAAATATCAACAAGCACGATACGATAGAACTTACCTTGGTTATTTTCATTTCATTCTCCTTTATTATTTGGTTTTCCTGTGATGACATAATACAATTTGCCATCATAAAATATAACTTGCTAAAACCACTACTTTTCTAATTTAACAGAAAAAAACATTATTAAGGTATCTGTTACATTTTTTCTACCCCTTAGGGTGCGAGTTACATTCTCATTCTCTGCGTAGAAACTTGTTATTTTGCAAGTGGCAACTAATCAGGTATAAACAAACGAACATCGGTCATTTCGCATCTTGTGCCATAATCCTTATTTGTACCGGAAAGAACCGTCAAAGCGATGTCTCCTGTTATTGCTTTGCTTTGCGATAGAGTGTATTCGCCAGTTAATTCATCGTTGACAAGTACATATGCCGTCAACCCCTTAACAATAAGAGTAAAGTCCGCTTCGGCAGGGTAGTCGAACTTTACCGCATTGCTTCCACGAGTTACTCCCTGCCTACGTACACCACTTTTAGTCTTGGTCAAGAAATGTACCCGTGACCGGTCAAGAAACACAGCATAATATAATTTATCGGGTGTTAGAGCAAAGATGAAACCACAGCCTGATGTGTCAGCATTCCTATAAGCGCTTTCCCATGCAAAATGGGCGCTCATATAAAAATCACTCGCTTTTTGATTAATTGGCCACCACCTAAACCAATTCAATTGCGCCCACTCCTCTTCAAAATCATCAATCTCCTTGAATTTGCCGTTTGTCGACGATAAGTAGCCCAAATCGTAATATTTTTGGGTTTCAGCTTTGAAAGCCTCGTATCTTTCGGTTGCCGCAAAGTTTGGTGTCCTCGTTGGTCTGGGTGTTGCCGAGGGACGAGGGGTGTTCGTCGAGGTCAATATGACAGTCGCTGTAGGGGCGGGTGTGTTTGTAGGCGCCTCGGCGGGCGCCAGAACGCTACATGCTGATATAGCAAACACAAATATCAACAAGCACGATACGATAGAACTTGCTTTGATTGTTTTCATTCCATTCTCCTATATTGTTTATTTTCCCTTTATGGCTCTATCCCAAATGCCATTACAAGACAAGTGCGTGCCTAAACCCGCCAACTTCCCGACTAACGATAAACAGTATTTTATGGGGAGACTTGGTATTGATTTCCCGAAACCTATATGCAGATTATATACTCATTCTAAAAAACAACGTAAAATTCAAACGCTATTTACACTATATTGTCAGACAAAGCATAAACTTTTATTGGAGACCTCATGCAAATCACTGAAGACATTCGCAAAAAGATACTTGTGTTCCAACAAACGGAGATCACAGAACACCACATTTATAAACGGCTGGCACAAAAGATCAAGTCACCCGAGAATGCCAAGGTGCTTGACAAGATCGCTGACGATGAATTACGCCATTTCAACGAGTGGAAGAAATACACAAACGCAGATGTGCAACCCAGGTGGCTCATGGTCTGGTATTACACAACCATCAGCCTGATCTTTGGCTTCACCTTTGGCATCAAGCTCATGGAACGTGGTGAGGAAGCCGCTCAATCGAACTACGAGAGCATTTCGGAAGTCATCCCAGAAGCCGCCGCAATCCAAAAAGAGGAGGATGGACACGAGGAGCAACTCATCCAAATGCTTTCCGAAGAGCGGCTGGAGTATGCAGGGTCAGTGGTGCTGGGTCTCAACGATGCTCTCGTAGAGTTGACCGGCGCTCTCGCCGGACTGACGCTT
Proteins encoded in this window:
- a CDS encoding VIT1/CCC1 transporter family protein, with protein sequence MQITEDIRKKILVFQQTEITEHHIYKRLAQKIKSPENAKVLDKIADDELRHFNEWKKYTNADVQPRWLMVWYYTTISLIFGFTFGIKLMERGEEAAQSNYESISEVIPEAAAIQKEEDGHEEQLIQMLSEERLEYAGSVVLGLNDALVELTGALAGLTLALQDVKLIALSGLITGIAASLSMAASEYLSTRSEKTTKHPVRAAIYTGIAYITTVTLLVLPYLLFENYYLDLGIALTTAVIIIAVFNYYISVAKDESFKDRFLEMAGLSLSVALFSFVIGYFIRQWLGIDV